In one Alphaproteobacteria bacterium RIFCSPHIGHO2_01_FULL_41_14 genomic region, the following are encoded:
- a CDS encoding 16S rRNA (guanine(966)-N(2))-methyltransferase RsmD: MRIISGKFRGRHLDTPQDKHTRPTSNRVRESIFNVLEHGLSIKWEGLHVLDLYAGTGALGIEALSRGSAFCLFIDHHPQAIDIIKKNAALFSHVALWKEEATHLKPNPYSPFDVVFLDPPYRKNLVPLTLKNLISSRYLKKGSYIIIETSSQEKMDIVNSFEILKEKKYGNTNVIFSQYMGIF, encoded by the coding sequence ATGAGAATTATTAGTGGTAAATTTCGGGGGCGACATCTAGACACCCCTCAAGACAAACATACCCGCCCTACGTCTAATCGGGTGCGTGAATCTATTTTTAATGTGCTAGAGCATGGTCTATCCATTAAATGGGAAGGACTTCATGTCCTAGATCTTTATGCAGGAACAGGGGCCTTAGGGATTGAAGCTTTATCAAGAGGATCTGCTTTTTGTTTATTTATCGATCACCATCCCCAAGCTATTGACATAATTAAGAAGAATGCCGCTCTTTTTTCTCATGTTGCCCTGTGGAAAGAAGAAGCAACTCACTTAAAGCCCAATCCTTACTCCCCTTTTGATGTGGTCTTTTTAGATCCTCCCTATAGGAAAAATCTGGTTCCTCTTACTTTGAAAAATCTTATCTCTTCTCGTTATCTTAAGAAAGGGAGTTATATAATAATTGAAACATCAAGTCAAGAAAAAATGGATATCGTCAATTCTTTTGAAATATTAAAGGAAAAAAAATATGGAAATACAAATGTTATTTTCTCCCAATACATGGGGAT
- a CDS encoding DNA mismatch repair protein MutS: MVRQYLALKEKHKDCLLFFRLGDFYELFYEDAHLASSALDIVLTKRGKEEDAMPMCGIPFHSAEIYIGRLIRQGFKVAICEQLETPEEAKKRGYKAIVQRDVIRIITPGTLVEENFLDSDQNNFLVSVHPYKKSMGVAAVDISTGEFLMEEISQAALDSTLSRFNPKEILVSESTLQLPSLYECFQTYKNKITRQNDSRFDYENGYNRLCRFFKTTTLTPFGDFSEAEIAAAGGALEYVYLTQKESLPRLNPPKKVLSQNFLHIDATTRRSLELDSTLSGDRKGSFFSTIDKTLTAGGRRLLFHTLSFPLVSMESINKRLDQTEWFLNHNSLHETLKNALNGLPDGERVLARLSSNRGGPRDLLAVKNLLSSAQLLFDIFKNQTIPFSIPFSALLSVFPLKERLEKALNPSAPFLARDGGFVLSGYLQELDELRFFRDESQKMIAGLQTKYAAETRIQTLKIKHNNILGYYIEITSLHKDKVPDSFIHRQTLVNNMRFSTSELIEIQEKLMGASEKALTLELHLFQELVQDVLHQQEALCQIIQAISTLDLISSFAILSNLHQYTRPLLSNDLILKIKKGRHPTIESILKEKNLPFISNDCDIDASQYLLLLTGPNMAGKSTYLRQNALIVILAQMGCYVPAEKAHIGIVDRLFSRVGAGDDLTKGRSTFMMEMIETASILNQATKKSFVILDEIGRGTSTYDGVSIAQATAEHLHNTNKCRTLFATHYHEMTVLEESLSHLKCYTISVKEWEGTIVFLHTIMPGKANQSYGIHVADLAGMPKSVVYRAQAILKTLESKKDSVQKELSFPHKTSENLPIVSLLNTIDPNVLSPREALEILYKLKEKTSESCDV, encoded by the coding sequence ATGGTCCGTCAATATTTAGCTTTAAAGGAAAAGCATAAAGACTGTCTTTTGTTTTTTCGACTGGGTGATTTCTATGAGCTTTTTTATGAAGACGCTCATCTCGCATCCTCAGCCTTAGATATTGTTCTCACCAAACGAGGTAAAGAAGAGGATGCCATGCCTATGTGTGGGATTCCTTTCCACAGCGCCGAAATTTACATTGGCCGACTTATCCGTCAAGGGTTTAAAGTGGCCATTTGTGAGCAATTGGAGACCCCAGAAGAAGCTAAGAAGCGAGGGTATAAGGCGATTGTTCAAAGAGACGTTATTCGTATTATTACTCCTGGCACCTTAGTGGAAGAAAACTTTCTAGACTCAGATCAAAACAATTTCCTAGTCTCTGTTCACCCCTATAAAAAATCCATGGGAGTCGCTGCCGTTGATATTTCTACCGGAGAATTCTTAATGGAAGAAATTTCTCAAGCCGCCCTAGACTCTACTTTGTCACGATTTAACCCCAAAGAGATTTTGGTGTCTGAGAGCACGCTTCAGCTTCCTTCTTTGTATGAATGTTTCCAAACTTACAAAAATAAAATAACACGCCAAAATGACAGTCGATTTGATTATGAAAATGGATACAATAGATTGTGTCGTTTTTTCAAAACCACCACCCTTACTCCCTTTGGAGATTTTTCAGAAGCAGAAATAGCCGCAGCTGGAGGTGCCCTTGAATATGTTTACTTAACCCAAAAAGAGTCTTTGCCTCGGTTGAATCCCCCCAAAAAAGTACTCTCGCAGAACTTTCTACATATTGATGCAACAACCAGACGTAGCCTCGAGCTAGACTCAACCTTAAGTGGAGACCGAAAAGGTAGTTTTTTTTCAACGATTGATAAAACGTTAACAGCAGGGGGAAGACGTCTTCTTTTTCACACTCTTTCTTTTCCTTTAGTTTCCATGGAATCAATTAACAAGCGTCTTGATCAGACTGAGTGGTTTCTTAACCATAACTCCCTTCATGAAACTTTGAAAAACGCACTGAATGGGCTGCCAGACGGAGAACGCGTATTAGCAAGACTGTCTTCAAATAGAGGTGGTCCTCGAGATCTATTAGCTGTTAAAAACTTATTAAGCTCTGCTCAGCTATTATTTGATATCTTTAAAAACCAGACTATACCCTTTTCTATCCCTTTTTCTGCTCTCCTTTCCGTTTTTCCCTTAAAAGAAAGGCTTGAAAAAGCCTTAAATCCTTCTGCTCCTTTTTTGGCCAGAGACGGGGGTTTTGTTTTGTCTGGATATTTGCAAGAATTGGACGAATTAAGATTTTTCCGTGATGAGAGTCAAAAAATGATTGCGGGTTTGCAAACAAAATATGCTGCAGAAACACGCATTCAAACCCTTAAAATCAAACACAATAATATCCTAGGATATTATATTGAAATCACATCCCTCCATAAAGACAAGGTCCCTGATAGTTTTATTCATCGGCAAACCCTTGTTAACAATATGCGGTTTTCCACTTCAGAATTAATTGAGATTCAAGAAAAATTAATGGGCGCCTCGGAAAAAGCGCTTACCCTCGAGTTGCATCTTTTTCAAGAACTCGTACAAGATGTTCTGCATCAGCAAGAAGCCTTGTGTCAGATCATTCAAGCCATCTCTACCCTTGATTTAATCTCTTCTTTTGCCATTCTTTCCAATCTTCATCAATATACTCGTCCCCTTTTAAGTAATGATCTGATTCTCAAGATAAAAAAGGGACGTCATCCAACCATTGAATCTATTCTGAAAGAAAAAAATCTCCCCTTTATTTCAAATGATTGTGACATAGACGCGTCCCAATACCTCCTTCTATTGACAGGACCCAATATGGCAGGAAAAAGTACCTATCTTCGACAAAATGCCTTGATTGTTATATTGGCTCAAATGGGATGCTATGTGCCAGCTGAGAAAGCCCACATTGGTATTGTAGACCGATTATTTAGTCGCGTAGGTGCCGGGGATGATCTTACCAAGGGACGATCTACTTTCATGATGGAAATGATAGAAACAGCGTCTATTCTTAATCAAGCCACAAAGAAATCTTTTGTTATCCTAGATGAAATTGGTAGAGGCACCTCTACTTACGATGGTGTCTCCATTGCGCAAGCCACAGCTGAGCACCTACACAACACCAATAAATGTCGCACTTTATTTGCTACACACTATCATGAAATGACGGTTTTGGAAGAGTCCTTATCGCATCTCAAATGCTATACTATTTCTGTTAAAGAATGGGAAGGCACGATTGTTTTTCTGCACACCATTATGCCAGGGAAAGCTAATCAATCTTATGGGATTCATGTGGCAGACTTAGCAGGCATGCCAAAATCAGTGGTGTATCGAGCCCAAGCTATCTTAAAAACCTTAGAATCAAAAAAAGACTCAGTTCAAAAAGAATTATCTTTCCCTCATAAAACATCAGAAAATCTCCCTATAGTTTCTTTACTTAACACCATTGATCCTAACGTTTTGTCTCCCCGAGAAGCGTTAGAAATTCTTTACAAATTAAAGGAAAAAACAAGTGAATCCTGTGATGTTTAA
- a CDS encoding deoxyuridine 5'-triphosphate nucleotidohydrolase gives MTVSLNLPICVLPHGQTNPLPTYQTSQSAGMDLHAAISEEIILEPGHRHLIPTGIAFALPNGYEAQIRSRSGLSVKHGVIVLNAPATIDSDHRGEIRVVLINLGQDSFSVQPGMRIAQLIIAPYTQTSWNLVPSLEDYPTERDISGFGSTGL, from the coding sequence ATGACAGTTTCTTTAAACTTGCCTATTTGTGTTTTACCCCATGGTCAAACCAATCCCTTGCCCACGTATCAAACATCACAAAGCGCGGGTATGGATCTTCATGCCGCTATTTCTGAGGAAATAATTTTAGAGCCCGGACACCGCCACCTTATTCCAACGGGCATTGCTTTCGCTTTACCAAATGGCTATGAAGCCCAAATCAGATCTCGTTCTGGTCTTTCCGTTAAACATGGAGTCATTGTCCTGAACGCACCAGCTACCATTGATTCAGATCATCGAGGAGAAATCAGGGTCGTTCTCATTAATTTAGGACAAGATTCTTTCTCCGTCCAGCCCGGGATGCGCATTGCACAATTGATTATTGCGCCTTACACACAAACCTCTTGGAATCTCGTCCCCAGTCTGGAGGATTATCCAACCGAGAGAGACATTTCTGGGTTCGGATCAACCGGATTATAA
- a CDS encoding ferredoxin--NADP(+) reductase, with product MKGSQSQLTTDVVIIGAGPVGLFSIFECGMMKLKTHVIDTLTEVGGQCIALYPEKPIYDIPGHPKILAVDLIENLKKQAEPFDPVYHLDQQVTHLEKRNSGWKIRTSKNTSIECKAVIIAAGAGAFGPNRPPLDNIEKYENKNVFYFVKNKEIFRNKKLVIAGGGDSAVDWALNLVDIAKHITVVHRRPKFRAAMENVSKLYELSKEGRIDLAIPYQLDSLHGDEVLHAIGLKTLEGQEKRVEADALLALFGLSMNLGPLAEWGLGLEKSHITVDIGTYQTSARGIFAIGDVATYPTKQKLILTGFSEAASAAHEIRSIIYPGEVFHFQYSTTQGIPGK from the coding sequence ATGAAAGGTTCTCAATCACAACTTACAACGGATGTTGTTATTATCGGAGCAGGTCCTGTTGGATTATTTTCTATTTTTGAGTGTGGCATGATGAAGCTCAAAACCCATGTGATTGACACCTTAACCGAAGTTGGCGGGCAATGCATTGCCCTTTATCCAGAAAAGCCTATTTACGATATTCCCGGACATCCAAAAATTCTAGCGGTAGACTTGATTGAGAATTTGAAAAAACAAGCCGAACCTTTCGATCCAGTTTATCATTTGGATCAACAAGTTACTCACCTCGAAAAAAGAAATTCTGGTTGGAAAATTCGCACCTCAAAAAATACATCTATTGAATGCAAAGCAGTCATTATCGCAGCTGGTGCGGGTGCTTTTGGTCCCAATCGACCCCCTTTGGACAACATCGAAAAATATGAGAATAAAAATGTTTTTTATTTTGTTAAGAATAAAGAGATTTTTAGAAATAAAAAATTAGTCATTGCTGGCGGGGGTGACTCTGCTGTCGACTGGGCTTTGAATCTCGTCGATATTGCAAAACATATTACGGTGGTTCATCGTCGTCCCAAATTCCGTGCTGCTATGGAGAACGTTTCCAAACTATATGAGCTTTCTAAAGAGGGTCGGATAGACCTGGCTATTCCTTATCAGTTAGACTCCTTGCATGGAGATGAGGTTCTTCATGCCATCGGGCTTAAAACACTAGAAGGACAAGAAAAAAGAGTGGAAGCTGATGCTCTGCTCGCTCTTTTTGGCCTTTCTATGAACCTCGGGCCTTTAGCAGAATGGGGGCTTGGACTTGAAAAATCTCACATTACTGTTGATATAGGCACATACCAAACGTCTGCACGCGGTATTTTTGCTATCGGGGATGTGGCAACCTACCCCACAAAACAAAAACTTATTTTAACTGGTTTTTCAGAAGCCGCATCCGCTGCTCATGAAATAAGATCCATTATATATCCGGGAGAGGTTTTTCATTTTCAATATTCAACCACCCAGGGGATTCCGGGGAAATAA
- a CDS encoding tRNA (adenosine(37)-N6)-threonylcarbamoyltransferase complex ATPase subunit type 1 TsaE yields the protein MPGFCKTYPLATENHTKLLAESLAKIAKKGDIFLLKGDLGAGKTMFVRCFIRFFLGERQEVPSPTFTMVQMYPTKDFMIWHLDLYRLKSPNELDEIGIEDAFYRGVSLVEWPERLENYKPKKFLFLLFENENNGRKVTVTSSEDWEKRLNDF from the coding sequence ATGCCGGGATTTTGTAAAACATACCCTCTTGCCACAGAGAACCATACCAAATTATTGGCAGAGTCCCTAGCTAAAATAGCAAAAAAAGGAGATATTTTTCTCTTAAAGGGAGACCTTGGGGCTGGGAAAACCATGTTTGTTCGTTGCTTTATTCGGTTTTTTTTAGGGGAAAGACAAGAAGTTCCTAGTCCCACATTTACGATGGTTCAAATGTATCCTACCAAAGACTTTATGATTTGGCACTTAGATCTTTATAGACTGAAGAGCCCGAATGAATTGGATGAAATTGGAATAGAAGATGCCTTTTATAGAGGTGTTTCTTTAGTGGAGTGGCCAGAAAGGCTAGAGAATTATAAACCAAAAAAATTTCTTTTTCTTTTGTTTGAAAATGAAAATAATGGAAGAAAAGTAACAGTAACCTCAAGTGAGGATTGGGAAAAAAGACTAAATGATTTCTGA
- a CDS encoding double-strand break repair protein AddB, with translation MIYSVPFSVSFLEAIADHLLAQQSSFSLSEWVIYLPTRRACRVLESSLFEKAQKKALILPRIIPLGDVDPEEISLVSQEGAEQVAQLPPVISTYRRRLLLASLIEKFQYNEQAVSFDQALVWSENLMAFLDEIRTEGISLTTLKNFSSVAGQAEHWEKIQKFLTLVSDHWDAILKDEKCVEPVTWQRRFMDIQADLLERDRTKAPIMIAGSLGTIPSTARLIKVISTLKNGVVILPGLQREQKKEFLSSRHPQFFLHRLLKKLNSAPEGVRELPSKEWNNASLFLEKIFDSRFTGPWILPPSMENIQYIETSDQGEEARIICISIRKALEEGKKKILCISSDPKLLHRVSAELGFWSLSVSVQKKSLLDTQIGSFLHLATLWFSSPFPTVVMASTFKHSFVKKKKDVWNLFEKYILRTWVGNASLLAIEHLLERESAELEPDVCDRLKTFYETLKNHLVFVQEAQPLGFYLDKLESLIAWLLGSETDLENLFLELAPEEGVVFQQLWQDLKKSSALIMTHPKMLSEILFSLLQDHQIPNVSKGNNESIFLMSPAEARFMEADFKILAGLNEGTWPAELRVDPFFSSSMRETLGLPSLETRFSQSAHDFLSAICIPVPVLITRSLRVGGVPSVPSRFLSYLEMRMGAYNLTFSQNKDLKVWARNLNSVSQKTDLQAPRPLPPVSQRPKRLSVTDVSILLRDPYSIYAKHILKLTRLEPFIPEEKSRLFGLFVHNFLHRWAPTSETPMDVLLSGRAKFLFELYLGPVEQSRFLWEKFSILFEWVKQQKKLANTSTEIKGEFSFAVEDHLFTLFGKADRVDWDQEGAILIDYKTGSIPPLSHVKEGKASQITLEALIFLRGGFSDLPPRLPLRDLQYWGLLSEEILSIKEDLSLLTAQTQQNLEQLISSFYKETTPYLSHPKGFIKEGEYDHLARLQEWSVR, from the coding sequence ATGATTTACTCAGTTCCATTTTCCGTTTCCTTTCTAGAAGCTATTGCCGATCACCTTTTAGCCCAACAATCTTCTTTTTCTTTATCGGAGTGGGTAATTTATTTGCCAACTCGCCGGGCTTGCCGCGTTCTTGAGTCTTCTTTGTTTGAAAAGGCACAGAAAAAAGCCCTCATTTTACCTCGCATCATTCCTTTAGGAGATGTGGATCCCGAAGAAATTTCTTTGGTATCCCAGGAAGGAGCTGAACAAGTGGCTCAGCTACCTCCCGTGATTAGTACATATAGACGAAGACTCCTATTAGCCTCCTTAATAGAAAAATTTCAATACAATGAGCAGGCTGTATCTTTTGACCAGGCCTTGGTGTGGTCTGAGAACTTAATGGCGTTTCTAGATGAGATAAGGACCGAAGGCATTTCCTTAACAACCCTGAAAAATTTTTCATCTGTCGCTGGGCAAGCCGAACATTGGGAGAAAATTCAAAAATTTCTAACATTGGTTAGTGATCACTGGGATGCCATTTTAAAAGATGAAAAGTGTGTCGAACCTGTCACTTGGCAAAGAAGGTTTATGGACATACAAGCTGATTTATTAGAAAGAGATAGAACAAAGGCACCCATCATGATTGCGGGGTCACTAGGAACCATCCCTAGTACGGCCAGACTCATAAAGGTAATTTCTACGCTGAAGAATGGGGTGGTTATTTTGCCTGGTCTGCAACGAGAGCAAAAAAAAGAGTTTTTGTCTTCTCGACATCCCCAGTTTTTTTTACATCGTCTCCTCAAAAAACTAAACAGCGCTCCGGAAGGCGTGCGGGAGTTACCTTCAAAGGAGTGGAACAATGCATCGTTGTTTTTGGAAAAAATATTTGACTCTAGATTTACTGGGCCATGGATTCTACCACCCTCTATGGAAAACATTCAGTACATAGAAACTTCAGATCAAGGAGAAGAGGCTCGTATTATTTGCATCTCAATTCGAAAAGCATTGGAAGAGGGAAAAAAGAAAATTTTATGTATTTCCTCCGACCCAAAACTTCTTCATCGTGTTTCAGCAGAACTAGGGTTTTGGTCTCTATCTGTATCTGTGCAGAAAAAATCTCTTCTAGACACTCAAATCGGCTCTTTTTTGCATCTTGCTACACTCTGGTTTTCGTCTCCCTTTCCCACAGTTGTTATGGCCTCTACTTTTAAGCATTCTTTCGTTAAAAAGAAAAAAGATGTATGGAATCTTTTCGAAAAATATATTTTGCGTACATGGGTTGGGAACGCCTCTTTATTGGCCATAGAACATCTATTAGAGCGAGAATCTGCAGAGCTGGAACCTGACGTATGTGATCGTTTAAAAACTTTTTATGAAACTCTTAAAAATCATCTCGTTTTCGTTCAAGAAGCGCAACCCTTGGGATTTTATTTGGATAAACTAGAATCCCTTATTGCTTGGCTTCTTGGATCTGAGACGGATCTTGAAAATTTATTTCTTGAGCTCGCCCCTGAAGAAGGGGTCGTATTTCAACAGTTATGGCAGGATCTAAAGAAAAGTTCTGCGCTGATCATGACCCACCCTAAAATGCTCTCTGAGATTTTGTTTTCTTTGCTTCAAGATCACCAGATTCCAAATGTTTCTAAAGGCAACAACGAAAGTATTTTTTTAATGTCTCCTGCAGAAGCACGTTTTATGGAGGCAGATTTTAAAATCTTAGCAGGTCTTAATGAGGGAACGTGGCCGGCTGAGTTGAGAGTTGACCCTTTCTTTAGCTCGTCCATGAGAGAAACTTTGGGTCTCCCTTCCTTAGAGACCAGATTCAGCCAGAGCGCCCATGATTTTTTGTCAGCCATTTGTATACCGGTTCCTGTGTTGATTACACGTTCCTTGCGAGTGGGAGGAGTGCCCTCTGTTCCCTCTCGGTTCTTATCTTACTTAGAGATGCGGATGGGCGCATACAATTTGACGTTTTCTCAAAATAAAGATTTAAAAGTTTGGGCAAGAAATCTAAACTCTGTGTCTCAGAAGACGGACCTACAAGCTCCGAGACCATTACCGCCAGTATCTCAAAGACCAAAAAGACTGTCTGTTACAGATGTCTCGATTCTTCTAAGAGATCCTTACAGTATTTACGCAAAACATATTTTAAAGTTAACCCGACTAGAGCCTTTTATCCCGGAAGAAAAATCACGTTTGTTCGGCCTTTTTGTTCATAATTTTCTGCACAGATGGGCCCCCACCTCTGAGACTCCTATGGATGTTCTTTTAAGCGGACGCGCCAAATTTTTGTTTGAACTTTATTTAGGGCCTGTTGAACAATCGCGATTTTTGTGGGAAAAGTTTTCAATTTTGTTTGAATGGGTTAAACAACAAAAAAAACTAGCCAATACATCAACTGAAATTAAGGGAGAATTTAGCTTTGCTGTAGAAGACCATCTTTTTACTCTTTTTGGAAAGGCAGATAGAGTTGATTGGGATCAAGAGGGAGCGATTTTAATTGATTACAAAACAGGGAGCATTCCCCCTCTTTCCCATGTTAAAGAAGGAAAAGCGTCCCAGATAACCTTGGAAGCTCTTATTTTTCTGAGGGGGGGGTTTTCTGATCTTCCTCCTCGTCTTCCTTTAAGGGACCTTCAATATTGGGGATTATTGTCTGAAGAGATTCTTTCTATCAAAGAGGATCTCTCTCTGTTGACTGCCCAAACACAACAAAATTTAGAGCAGCTAATCTCTTCTTTTTACAAAGAAACCACCCCGTATCTTTCCCATCCTAAAGGATTTATAAAAGAAGGGGAATATGATCACCTTGCTCGACTGCAAGAATGGTCAGTGAGGTAA